The Solanum lycopersicum chromosome 2, SLM_r2.1 DNA window GAAAAGTGCACCACAATTTGCTCAAGCAGCTTTTCATGAAATTGAAATCCTTTCTGCGATTGCCAATGGTGATCAATCTAACAGTAAATACGTTGTACGGCTTATTGACCATTTTAAGCACACAGGTCCTAATGGACAGCACATATGCATGGTTTTTGAATTTCTTGGTGATAGCTTATTGCGGCTTATCAAGCATAATCGATATAAGGGCCTTGAACTGAACAAAGTTAGGGAAATATGCAAATGTGTCTTGACTGGTTTAGATTATTTGCATGGGGGGCTTGGAATTGTTCATACAGATTTGAAACctgaaaatattcttttacttTCCACGATTAATGCCACAAAAGATCCCATTAGATCTGGAATGACTCCCATACTTGAAAGGCCTGAGGGGAACCCTAATGGAGGAATAACAATGAATATCATTGAGAAAAAGCTAAAGCAAAGGGCAAGAAGAGCAGCAGCTAGGATATCAGGAAGACGTTCTTCAATGGGTGTGGTAGGAGGTACTCCAAAATCAAATAGATCTCTTGATGGGATAGACTTAAGGTGCAAGATTGTGGATTTTGGAAATGCATGCTGGGATGATAAGCAATTTGCACAAGAAATTCAAACAAGACAGTACAGATCCCCTGAAGTTATACTTCAATCTGGATATTCATTCTCTGCTGACATGTGGTCTTTGGCTTGTATAGCATTTGAGCTTGCTACTGGTGAGATGATGTTCACTCCCAAAGGTGGAGAAGGTTTCAGCGAAGATGAGGTAACCTGATCTATGTTTCTTTGTTTAGCTGTCCTTCCATTGCATAATGCAACTGTTTCTCAGTTAAAAATTATCTGAAGAATTATTGATATGGAGTATGATTTGAGGTCTGGTCTTTTGGGTGTAAGGAGGAGTCAACCTAGTCCTATAGATTTTACTTCCTGAAGAGGAATTATTTTATAACTTCGCTTTactatattttgttattatttggtGGGTTGCAGGATCATCTAGCTATGATGATGGAGCTTCTAGGAAAGATCCCCCGGAAGGTTAGCACATTATGATGTTTTTGTAGCCTTGAAGAATTATTTCTGAAAATAgctattgatttatttttaaaaaaaacttatgttGGAGCAGATAGCCGTAGGTGGGGCTAGATCGAAAGATTACTTTGACAGGCACGGAGATTTGAAGAGGATCCGTAGACTGAAATATGGTTGTCTAAATAAATTACTAGTTAACAAATATAGATTTTCTGAAAGTGATGCTCATGAGTTCACGGAATTTCTCAGTCCTCTTCTTGATTTTGAGCCAGAAAAACGACCAACTGCTGAGCAGTGCTTGCAACACCCATGGCTCAACTTTAAAAATCTTAAGCAAACAGAGGTGAAGAACGAATCAGGTGTTGAAAGGGTTAATGTCGATATGAGCAAGCTACAAATTAAGGTTGGTAAGTGATGTTGGGATGAATAGTCTTCTCACTTCTTACGTCCCACTCTCCACCTGTATCAGTGCCACTTgtgatttaattttttggattgTATTAGTTTCTTAGTAAGATTTGATTCATTCATTAGTAGTTTTGGATGATCATGATGGGGAAATGACTTCCGAAAGAGAAATTGGCCTCACTTGATTCATGGTTCTAGTGAAGTTGACTGTTATTGAAGGAATGATTCCTTCTTTTGAGGGCCCTGAGGAAACAAAGCAAGCTCTATGGTATCATTTGAACTCAGCATTATCCACCAAGGCAAGAGACTTTAGCTACCTGAGAAAGTTTGCTTTTTTAAGTCGGCTCTGGAGAAGTATCGAGGAGCCATacgaaaaggagaaaaaagggGGGTTGCTTTTTGTATATTCAACATAAGAAGGGAACAGCCTCGACTTTGACACTAGTGATGCAAAAACCTGGAAAAGGATTTCTAACTCATGATGAAGTCCCCTATGACAAGACATAAAAATTTTGTAACACAGGATTCCGAAATTTTGTAACTTGTATTCATTTCTTTTAGTTACCAATCTAACTTTGTCATATGTGTATCCAGCATATCTTGTATCTTTGACAAATGTggaaaccaattttgaccaaaagAGAATGATATGAAACAATTAGTTTTGCTCATACGGTTCTTAGAAGGATATGGAGTAGTAGCAATAATGTTGTCATTTACCATGAAAAACAATGTTATATTAAGAGAATCACAATTTATAGTAGGGACACATTGGGTTGGAAAGAAGAATAATCCCATTATGACCAACCACTATGTGCCTCTCCACCCAAACCTTAGGGATTGTGAAGGTCCAGAGTCagaaaaagtagaagaaaataaatgattCAAGAAAAATACAACTTTTTGTCAATAAAATGTAAATTCAATATCGATTTACCTATAGTGTTTAGTGCTTCCCATGGAGTGTATATTTTGAGTTTGACAATATTAATCGTATCTCTAAGTAGGTATAAATAGATAAACTTACAGAAATGGTACGATTGGATCTGTAATCGGGTAAAGTACATTTATTTGTCGAATCTGTATTAGATGTATTGTGCTCTAGATCCAAATTATATTTCAATGTGATGAATTATTGCTACACTCTGAAGGCGACAATGCATCTCCAAACATATGCACCTACGAAGATAAATAAATCAATCCATCAATTATGCTTCACACAAAAATTAGTTGGCCTGCTATACTGATCCTCATTCCTCTGTATTTGTTCTTACTCTATCCATATCAGATTTATCGTTCCAATACAAATGAAAACAAAGACACCAGGAGGAAAGAAAAATACCTTGTTCCTTCTCTTTTGCTTATGTGGGGGTTGGTGGAGGCGAGAGAGCATCAAGGTTTAAACCCACAAGCAGAAAGCAAAAAAATTACCCAACAGacgaaaaaaaatcaatcaaattcaGGTCAGTTCAAGATTTTCCAATCTTGTCAAAAACAAAGGACTTATACATAATACAGGATAATAGTGTGTGTAGTTAATGAAAGAACAACAGTAATAGGCAGTTTAAGCATTTAACACTtgctatatattatattaagaatAATTAACTTCAACTGACCTCAGTGTCACAGCCTCAATTTGTTTAGCTAGTAGTGTGTTTACTTTTGAATTGGCTGTCACCGTTACTTTTCAGTTCATGCTAGAGTTAGGTTCAACTTCAATGAATGCTGCAAAATTTAGTGGAATAGGATTTCAGGTAAATGGCAATTTTTATCAAAAGCTCCATAGATTGGTTCTGATGAAAATTTAAACAAAGATCCGTAACTTACCTAGTAAATGATCTTGAGGCTTGAGAATGAATGTTGCAGATCCAACCCCAGTTTTAAAATTTGGTCAGCATAGTTGTGTAGTAATTGGTAATTAGTTTCAGGTATGACCTGCAAAGGCATGGTCAAAGGCCGAGGAAAAAGAGTTTCAAGTCTTCCCCTATAAGCAACAGCAGCACAGGGCAAATCTATTTCACATTAGATGACCATAAACGTACCATTTCTTGCTAGGAATCAAGATAGGTTGTTGTCCTCTTTTGTCCAGATAGGACCTAATAATTCACTTAAAAGATTCCATGTTGATATGACACATCAATGAGTTTTTAGACAATCATTACCTTTTCATACAGTTCGAATTCGCTCATCTGCATCATGCTGTAGAACATGATAATGGGTGTAATGCTCAGCGAAGATAAATGGTAGAATCAAACAAAAGATCATAATCCTTTTCTTCAGTAATATCACAAAACAGCAATACAAAAGAGTTAAGAAATTATTTGGTTAAGTAAGAATCATAGAGGGAATGTTTATGCAGtgataataatgtaaaaattgtTATGCAGTAACTGATGATGAAGGGATTTTAGCGCAGTGAATAGTAAATAAGATATGCTATGCGGGGATTATCTACTATAAAGGGAATTTTTGCCTGTAAATACTCATCCGTGCATTGTTGGCATGTGTTTTCTTATTCCATATTCCATCCCACGTAAATAACATATAGATTCTCACATAAGTCACAAGGATATTAATAATGAAAGTTAATACCACCAACCAGACGCTGCATATGTCCTGTCGAGCTTATATTTTCTTATGCGTATAACTGAATGATACATAGTTATGCAGTTATTACTATGACTTACGCAGCCAACAAATATTATACTATTTATGTGGAAGTTTATGCtgagtttttatgtttgctactGAGTCCAACAAAAAACAATCCCTAAAgataaaacaattatttaaagtaAACGCATTATAAGGAAATTTACGAGAAACCAAGAACAGGCATAATGGACTATGCAAAGGCCAGAATAGACCTGATCAATTATAGCAAGTGGCATGCCTGCCACAATcggaataaaatttttatcaaccTGCTGGAGAACTTTGGCACCCTCCAAGCAGTTTTTTATCAATGGTATCAGGAACCAAAGAATCACCAACCAAAATGCAAGACGTCAAGATCAGAATCTAAGATACTAAGTTTTTGTTGGTgcaaattctgaaaatttgaatgaaaatagAAGGCATGACAGTTCTATCACAGGATGAGAACATAAGCAAGATGGAATTCGAGTGAGACTatgacacttagaaaaaagACATTGTAATCTCTAATGCCTTGATGAATACTAAGACTGCAAACATCGAATCTCCCTCCTGACAAGCACTCTCCAGTCAGTTTCTTTGGCTGCAGGAGAAGGAAGCTCAAGAGTAGCTTTGAAACTCTGGGCCCTGCACCTCTTTTTCTTGATCTCATAGTTCACAGGTATACCGGTAAAGAGGAGCAGGGAATGGGATAGCAATAGATGAGGAGGAAACTTCCTCCACTCATCAAAGATAAAAGAAGACTTTTTGTCACTTCTTCAGAACCTATTCTAGCTTTTCCTAATCCTCTCATTCTACTTAATGATTTCCAGTATTTGTTAACCCTGTTAGAACATTAAAGTAGTGTTAAATGTTCAAACTAAGTTACTTCCTCTAAGATCAAAGTCATTAATATAGTtccctcttttatttttcaaagaaaaaagataCTAACTCAGTAAACACTAACCTAAAGGAGGTGTCAATAAACTCTAACCTAAAGGAGGTGATGCCTTTTGAAACAAAGGATACATGAAAAACTATCCTTAAACCTTGAGTCTCTAGAATAATGTCAAAGATCAACAGTGTTGGCATATTTAATAGGTCAAAAGTTGTGCTTCCAACCTCCAAATCTGAAGTGAGATGTATCCTGAGAGTTTGAATGAACCATCACTTGCATTTAATTTGTTGAGGTTACTCAAATGAATCCGAAAACCACTGGGCAATAGCGACAACGGAGAAGGAGAAGCATGTACACAAAGTAGGTCATCATCACTGCACACAAACGACCAAAATCTAAGAAACCAGACAAGACATATCCTTACAAAAATTAG harbors:
- the LOC138341837 gene encoding uncharacterized protein; translated protein: MSCSSSSASEDEDEGFDSYRKGGYHAVRVGDSFSGGRYMAQRKLGWGEFSTVWLAYDTQLSGFVALKIQKSAPQFAQAAFHEIEILSAIANGDQSNSKYVVRLIDHFKHTGPNGQHICMVFEFLGDSLLRLIKHNRYKGLELNKVREICKCVLTGLDYLHGGLGIVHTDLKPENILLLSTINATKDPIRSGMTPILERPEGNPNGGITMNIIEKKLKQRARRAAARISGRRSSMGVVGGTPKSNRSLDGIDLRCKIVDFGNACWDDKQFAQEIQTRQYRSPEVILQSGYSFSADMWSLACIAFELATGEMMFTPKGGEGFSEDEDHLAMMMELLGKIPRKIAVGGARSKDYFDRHGDLKRIRRLKYGCLNKLLVNKYRFSESDAHEFTEFLSPLLDFEPEKRPTAEQCLQHPWLNFKNLKQTEVKNESGVERVNVDMSKLQIKVGK